A genomic segment from Lates calcarifer isolate ASB-BC8 linkage group LG13, TLL_Latcal_v3, whole genome shotgun sequence encodes:
- the amn1 gene encoding protein AMN1 homolog, with the protein MCPGLKHLNVGQVPKVNIHSLKVMASQLKCLISLNLTGLQAVTDATVDTLLQNCVKLQNLTLGSCPGVTDLTLHNISKYTPCIRYLDVSGCKAVTDAGVQSLTLGCRRLEQLDLSSTGTGNRGVTLLANYCSGHLHTVKLSFCHITLDNILKLCRHCKRLRVLHLYGCAHLPTERQIRDVNTTVKVYPVT; encoded by the exons aTGTGTCCAGGTCTTAAGCATCTAAATGTCGGGCAGGTGCCTAAAGTCAACATACACAGTCTCAAAGTGATGGCTTCACAGCTCAAATGTCTAATTTCCCTCAATCTCACTGGTCTCCAGGCA GTTACTGATGCCACAGTGGACACTTTACTTCAAAACTGTGTCAAACTTCAGAATCTGACACTCGGTTCCTGTCCTGGAGTGACTGACCTGACGCTGCACAACATCAGTAAATACACACCTTGTATTAG atacCTGGATGTGAGTGGCTGTAAGGCAGTGACAGATGCAGGAGTTCAGTCTCTGACTCTGGGATGTAGAAGACTGGAGCAGCTTGATCTCAGCTCCACTGGCACTGGAAACAGAGG ggTCACTCTGCTGGCAAATTACTGCAGTGGACACCTCCATACTGTGAAACTCAGTTTCTGTCACATCACCTTAGACAACATACTGAAGCTCTGCAGACACTGCAAGAG ACTGAGGGTCCTCCATCTCTACGGCTGTGCCCACCTCCCCACTGAGAGACAGATCAGAGACGTTAACACTACTGTTAAAGTTTACCCTGTGACctga